A DNA window from Motilibacter rhizosphaerae contains the following coding sequences:
- a CDS encoding TolB-like translocation protein: MRRTLLLAALLVTPAAPAHAATPSGTPVAYVRHDQAMAYGVVAVADASGPVALPTPPGPAGRHPSSPVGWLSPTRLLVQGQDRDYSPRLWLAVVDVPSRSTVARAGCPACQVGVAVDDRSTVGLLTLSSDGSTGRVARFDATLRRTSLATVRGLPRQPAFQRPVGWTLAGVRSSGVVLLLPDPAGVSAYGGPLQVWTVDWSGRAHRVTTTAGNVGAGQAALSPDGTHLAYDDGFRGGACADEHLPTVLDLRTGRTVTPHLPAALRHGVEVFTTQVSWLPTGRLTFGWENSGSNGDPGSPCPHSPLVGPDVYTWDPAQPGHAVVRVESGALAARTLPDGTRLVVRDQPGTDDEELALAVVSRGGTALPGTAEAYPPVLVP, from the coding sequence ATGCGCCGGACCTTGCTGCTCGCCGCCCTGCTGGTGACCCCCGCCGCGCCTGCGCACGCCGCGACGCCGTCCGGCACGCCGGTCGCGTACGTCCGGCACGACCAGGCGATGGCGTACGGCGTAGTGGCCGTCGCCGACGCCTCCGGTCCGGTGGCCCTGCCCACCCCGCCCGGCCCCGCGGGGCGCCACCCCAGCTCCCCCGTCGGCTGGCTCAGCCCGACGCGCCTGCTCGTGCAGGGCCAGGACCGGGACTACTCGCCGCGGCTCTGGCTCGCGGTCGTCGACGTCCCCTCCCGCTCGACCGTCGCCCGCGCCGGCTGCCCCGCCTGCCAGGTCGGCGTGGCCGTCGACGACCGCAGCACCGTGGGCCTGCTGACGCTGTCGAGCGACGGGTCCACCGGCCGGGTCGCGCGCTTCGACGCGACGCTCCGCCGCACCTCGCTCGCGACGGTCCGCGGGCTGCCGCGCCAGCCGGCCTTCCAGCGCCCCGTCGGCTGGACGCTGGCCGGCGTCCGCAGCTCCGGCGTCGTGCTGCTGCTGCCGGACCCGGCGGGCGTCAGCGCGTACGGCGGTCCGCTGCAGGTCTGGACCGTCGACTGGTCCGGCCGCGCCCACCGCGTCACGACGACCGCGGGCAACGTGGGCGCCGGGCAGGCCGCGCTCTCTCCGGACGGGACGCACCTGGCGTACGACGACGGCTTCCGCGGCGGTGCCTGCGCCGACGAGCACCTGCCGACGGTGCTCGACCTGCGCACCGGCCGCACGGTCACCCCGCACCTCCCCGCCGCCCTGCGGCACGGTGTCGAGGTCTTCACCACGCAGGTCTCCTGGCTTCCCACCGGGCGGCTGACGTTCGGCTGGGAGAACTCCGGCTCGAACGGCGACCCGGGCTCGCCGTGCCCGCACAGCCCGCTCGTCGGCCCCGACGTCTACACCTGGGACCCCGCGCAGCCCGGTCACGCCGTGGTCCGCGTCGAGAGCGGCGCGCTCGCCGCCCGTACGCTGCCCGACGGGACCCGGCTCGTCGTGCGCGACCAGCCCGGCACGGACGACGAGGAGCTCGCCCTCGCGGTCGTCAGCCGGGGCGGGACGGCGCTGCCGGGGACGGCCGAGGCGTACCCGCCGGTGCTCGTGCCCTGA
- a CDS encoding aldo/keto reductase: protein MQYRTLGASGAAVSNLALGTMTFGSESSEEVSFAQLDAFVEAGGTLVDTADVYSAGVSEEIIGRWYAARPADVTDRVVLATKGRFPMGSGPNDLGTSRRHLRHALEASLRRLGRDHVDLYQLHAWDPYTPVEESLRFLDDAVSAGLIVYPGVSNFTGWQLQKACDIVAVRGWAPLVTLQPQYNLLVREIEWEIVPAAQENGLGLLPWSPLGGGWLTGKYQPDTPPTGATRLGENPDRGVESYARRSVQQRTWDVVEAVRGVAEETGASMAQVALSWVTDRPAVTSTILGARSLEQLQDNLGAADLHLSAEQTARLDEASDPGAADYPYGVPGVQQRSRKIEGGR, encoded by the coding sequence ATGCAGTACCGCACTCTCGGCGCCAGCGGGGCGGCCGTCTCGAACCTCGCCCTCGGCACCATGACGTTCGGCTCGGAGTCCTCGGAGGAGGTGTCCTTCGCCCAGCTCGACGCGTTCGTCGAGGCCGGCGGGACGCTCGTCGACACCGCCGACGTCTACTCGGCCGGCGTCTCGGAGGAGATCATCGGGCGCTGGTACGCCGCCCGACCCGCCGACGTCACCGACCGGGTCGTGCTCGCGACCAAGGGCCGCTTCCCCATGGGCTCGGGCCCCAACGACCTCGGCACCTCGCGCCGGCACCTGCGCCACGCGCTCGAGGCGTCGCTGCGCCGGCTCGGCCGCGACCACGTCGACCTCTACCAGCTGCACGCGTGGGACCCGTACACGCCTGTCGAGGAGTCGCTGCGCTTCCTCGACGACGCCGTCAGCGCCGGGCTGATCGTCTACCCCGGCGTCTCGAACTTCACCGGTTGGCAGCTGCAGAAGGCCTGCGACATCGTCGCCGTCCGCGGCTGGGCGCCGCTGGTGACGCTGCAGCCGCAGTACAACCTGCTCGTCCGCGAGATCGAGTGGGAGATCGTGCCGGCCGCGCAGGAGAACGGCCTCGGCCTGCTCCCGTGGTCGCCGCTCGGCGGCGGCTGGCTCACCGGCAAGTACCAGCCCGACACCCCGCCGACCGGCGCGACCCGGCTCGGGGAGAACCCCGACCGGGGCGTCGAGTCGTACGCCCGGCGCAGCGTGCAGCAGCGCACGTGGGACGTCGTCGAGGCCGTGCGTGGGGTGGCGGAGGAGACCGGAGCGTCCATGGCGCAGGTCGCGCTGTCGTGGGTGACCGACCGGCCCGCCGTGACGTCCACGATCCTCGGCGCGCGCAGCCTCGAGCAGCTGCAGGACAACCTCGGCGCGGCCGACCTGCACCTCTCCGCCGAGCAGACCGCGCGGCTCGACGAGGCGAGTGACCCGGGGGCGGCGGACTACCCGTACGGCGTGCCGGGCGTGCAGCAGCGCAGCCGCAAGATCGAAGGCGGCCGGTAG
- a CDS encoding polysaccharide deacetylase family protein, with protein sequence MAALSLLRRRGAALALPAALGAVQAAPLLTFVPPLKPLWPRVNGAGRTDHVALTFDDGPDSASTPAFLDLLAERGVRATFFLLGTMAVRHPGLARRIVDEGHEVAVHSWDHRNHLRHLPGPATREQLERTVDLLEAQTGVRPRFFRPPYGALTAADLVAARQLGLQTVLWTAWGRDWEEQATPESVAALVGRDLRGGATVLLHDSDCTSSPLSWHATLGAVPLVLDACERLGLAVGTVGEHGLTPPPIAA encoded by the coding sequence GTGGCGGCTCTGAGCCTGCTCCGCCGGAGGGGCGCGGCGCTCGCGCTGCCCGCCGCACTGGGGGCCGTGCAGGCCGCGCCGCTGCTGACCTTCGTCCCCCCGCTCAAGCCGCTGTGGCCGCGCGTCAACGGCGCGGGGAGGACCGACCACGTCGCCCTCACCTTCGACGACGGCCCCGACTCCGCGAGCACGCCCGCCTTCCTCGACCTGCTCGCCGAGCGGGGCGTCCGCGCGACCTTCTTCCTGCTGGGCACCATGGCCGTGCGCCACCCCGGGCTCGCCCGGCGCATCGTCGACGAGGGGCACGAGGTCGCGGTCCACTCGTGGGACCACCGCAACCACCTGCGCCACCTGCCCGGGCCGGCGACGCGCGAGCAGCTCGAGCGGACGGTCGACCTGCTCGAGGCGCAGACGGGCGTACGGCCCAGGTTCTTCCGCCCGCCGTACGGCGCGCTGACCGCCGCGGACCTCGTCGCCGCGCGCCAGCTCGGGCTGCAGACCGTCCTCTGGACGGCGTGGGGCCGCGACTGGGAGGAGCAGGCGACGCCCGAGTCGGTCGCGGCGCTCGTCGGGCGCGACCTGCGCGGCGGGGCGACCGTGCTGCTCCACGACTCCGACTGCACCTCCTCGCCGCTGTCCTGGCATGCCACGCTCGGCGCGGTGCCGCTGGTGCTCGACGCCTGCGAGCGGCTCGGGCTGGCCGTGGGCACCGTCGGCGAGCACGGCCTCACGCCTCCTCCGATCGCGGCCTGA
- a CDS encoding MGDG synthase family glycosyltransferase: protein MRTTTPRHRALPAPRRAPDTAEATAPVHADTRPAVLLVSASMGAGHDGVAYELARRMQASGARADVVDYLDFLPLRLGRVVKRAYLAQLRYAPETYEWLYANLDRNRAMEAVADAFAGLARRRLLRAVRRGRYGLAVATYPLAGQALGRLRREERLDVPALTFLTDPDVHEMWLDEGTDAYLAVYTSTAEEALRRGARAALVVGPVIPPVHASPVTAAERECARRSLGLAGTSDPVVLVVAGSWGAGDVERTVAALADGAAARAIVLCGRNAELRERLEERTDALCVGWTDDVRRLLAASDVVVHNAGGLSSLEGFGAGVPVIGHACLPGHGRRNAAVMRDNGVAAMAADDRELVGLVRRYAGTDEGRAMSGRARALFQADPTPLLLERARPVPQRRRLAAAPRRVPRAVTATAVLAALALPVSGPSFAFAVSEAAEHGIGVTRPPQSTDAVFVGALLDAREVASPEASAALVRRGISAVVPGAVAAAAPDSVRRMRADGVSILTGPCPMRGGLHLMADRRRVLDSARLVASASGQSRAPVVVPPDSPRSVLLTRTATTVGLADAVVQPDVLPRLRDAEEVVLDLRGVDPSDVDTDIAAFEADAREQGLAVRPWGGLWRL, encoded by the coding sequence GTGAGGACGACGACGCCCCGGCACCGCGCCCTGCCCGCACCCCGCCGCGCCCCGGACACGGCGGAGGCGACGGCTCCCGTCCACGCCGACACCCGGCCGGCGGTCCTGCTCGTGTCCGCGAGCATGGGCGCGGGGCACGACGGGGTGGCCTACGAGCTGGCCCGCCGCATGCAGGCGTCCGGCGCGCGGGCCGACGTCGTCGACTACCTCGACTTCCTGCCGCTGCGCCTCGGGCGGGTGGTCAAGCGGGCGTACCTCGCGCAGCTGCGCTACGCGCCGGAGACCTACGAGTGGCTCTACGCCAACCTCGACCGCAACCGCGCCATGGAGGCGGTGGCGGACGCGTTCGCCGGGCTCGCGCGGCGCCGCCTGCTGCGCGCCGTGCGCCGGGGCCGCTACGGGCTGGCGGTCGCGACGTACCCGCTCGCCGGGCAGGCGCTCGGCCGGCTGCGCCGCGAGGAGCGGCTCGACGTCCCCGCGCTGACCTTCCTCACGGACCCCGACGTCCACGAGATGTGGCTCGACGAGGGCACCGACGCGTACCTCGCGGTCTACACGAGCACCGCCGAGGAGGCGCTGCGGCGCGGCGCGCGCGCCGCGCTCGTCGTCGGTCCGGTCATCCCGCCGGTGCACGCCTCGCCGGTGACCGCGGCCGAGCGCGAGTGCGCGCGGCGCTCGCTCGGCCTGGCCGGCACCTCCGACCCCGTCGTCCTCGTCGTCGCCGGCTCCTGGGGCGCGGGTGACGTCGAGCGCACGGTCGCGGCCCTCGCCGACGGCGCCGCCGCCCGCGCCATCGTGCTCTGCGGTCGCAACGCCGAGCTGCGCGAGCGGCTCGAGGAGCGCACCGACGCCCTGTGCGTCGGCTGGACCGACGACGTACGCCGGCTGCTCGCCGCCTCCGACGTCGTCGTGCACAACGCCGGCGGCCTGTCGAGCCTCGAGGGCTTCGGTGCGGGGGTGCCCGTCATCGGCCACGCCTGCCTGCCCGGGCACGGGCGGCGCAACGCCGCGGTCATGCGCGACAACGGCGTCGCGGCGATGGCCGCCGACGACCGCGAGCTCGTCGGGCTCGTCCGCCGCTACGCGGGCACCGACGAGGGCCGTGCCATGTCGGGCCGGGCGCGGGCGCTGTTCCAGGCCGACCCGACCCCGCTGCTCCTCGAGCGCGCGCGGCCGGTGCCGCAGCGGCGTCGACTGGCGGCGGCTCCGCGCCGCGTGCCCCGTGCGGTGACGGCCACCGCGGTGCTGGCCGCGCTGGCCCTGCCGGTCAGCGGGCCGTCCTTCGCCTTCGCGGTCTCCGAGGCGGCGGAGCACGGGATCGGCGTGACCCGTCCGCCGCAGAGCACCGACGCGGTCTTCGTCGGCGCGCTGCTCGACGCCCGCGAGGTCGCGTCGCCGGAGGCCTCGGCCGCACTGGTGCGCCGGGGGATCAGTGCCGTGGTCCCGGGCGCCGTAGCCGCGGCAGCGCCCGACTCCGTGCGCCGCATGCGCGCGGACGGCGTCAGCATCCTCACGGGCCCGTGCCCGATGCGCGGCGGCCTCCACCTCATGGCCGACCGGCGCCGGGTCCTCGACAGCGCCCGGCTGGTCGCCAGCGCGAGCGGGCAGAGCCGCGCCCCCGTCGTCGTCCCTCCCGACAGCCCGCGCTCGGTGCTGCTGACGCGCACCGCGACGACCGTGGGCCTGGCCGACGCCGTCGTGCAGCCCGACGTCCTGCCGCGCCTGCGCGACGCCGAGGAGGTCGTGCTGGACCTCCGCGGCGTCGACCCGTCCGACGTCGACACGGACATCGCGGCCTTCGAGGCGGACGCCCGGGAGCAGGGCCTGGCCGTCAGGCCGTGGGGCGGGCTGTGGCGGCTCTGA
- a CDS encoding peptide deformylase, with protein sequence MTSATSGSLLPELPGGRVLPVVRAPAAVLSAPSPEVDPLDPDVVQLAADLLATQRVSPGCVGLAAPQVGVAAQLFSLDVTGHPKARTVHGTVVLANARVAEASRWERGREGCMSVPDLTGDVKRAGRLVVVGRVPGTGEELVVDTDAFEARAYQHEIDHCAGLLFLDRVAGAHALHQRKTYL encoded by the coding sequence GTGACCAGCGCGACCAGCGGCAGCCTGCTGCCCGAGCTGCCCGGAGGGCGCGTCCTCCCCGTCGTCCGGGCCCCCGCCGCCGTGCTCTCGGCCCCCTCGCCCGAGGTGGACCCGCTCGACCCGGACGTCGTGCAGCTCGCCGCCGACCTGCTCGCGACGCAGCGGGTCTCGCCGGGGTGCGTGGGGCTGGCCGCCCCGCAGGTGGGCGTCGCCGCGCAGCTCTTCTCGCTCGACGTCACCGGGCACCCCAAGGCGCGGACCGTGCACGGCACCGTCGTCCTGGCCAACGCCCGCGTCGCGGAGGCCAGCCGGTGGGAGCGCGGGCGCGAGGGCTGCATGTCGGTGCCCGACCTGACCGGTGACGTCAAGCGCGCGGGCCGGCTCGTCGTCGTCGGGCGCGTGCCGGGGACGGGCGAGGAGCTGGTCGTCGACACCGACGCCTTCGAGGCCCGGGCCTACCAGCACGAGATCGACCACTGCGCCGGCCTGCTGTTCCTCGACCGGGTCGCCGGCGCGCACGCGCTGCACCAGCGGAAGACCTACCTGTGA
- a CDS encoding glycine cleavage system protein R, with amino-acid sequence MPQLAVTVLGEDRPGIVAETTRALAAVGGNLEDSTMTLLRGSFAMVLVVTAEAGAAEVEAALAPLADDDRLAVSVREVHPSAGERAAGSAYLLSVHGGDRPGIVSALTGELAAVGGNVTDLTTRLSGELYVLLAEVDLPEGTDVPALEAAVRSAATGLGVDATLRPLDADLL; translated from the coding sequence GTGCCCCAGCTCGCCGTCACGGTCCTCGGCGAGGACCGGCCCGGCATCGTCGCCGAGACCACGCGCGCCCTCGCCGCGGTCGGGGGCAACCTCGAGGACTCGACGATGACGCTGCTGCGCGGCTCGTTCGCCATGGTGCTCGTCGTCACCGCGGAGGCCGGCGCCGCCGAGGTCGAGGCCGCGCTCGCGCCGCTCGCGGACGACGACCGGCTCGCCGTCAGCGTCCGCGAGGTCCACCCCTCCGCGGGGGAGCGGGCGGCGGGCAGCGCGTACCTCCTGTCCGTGCACGGCGGCGACCGCCCGGGCATCGTCTCCGCGCTCACCGGCGAGCTCGCCGCGGTCGGCGGCAACGTCACCGACCTCACCACGCGGCTGTCCGGCGAGCTCTACGTCCTGCTCGCCGAGGTCGACCTGCCGGAGGGCACGGACGTCCCCGCCCTCGAGGCGGCCGTCCGCAGCGCCGCGACGGGCCTCGGCGTCGACGCGACGCTGCGCCCGCTCGACGCCGACCTGCTCTAG
- a CDS encoding NAD(P)/FAD-dependent oxidoreductase: protein MTVRPETSGRPRIVIVGGGYVGMYTALRLQKKLRSDEAEVVVIDSRSYMTYQPFLPEAAAGNIEPRHIVVPLRRVLPSAKIVTGDVTGIEHGRKVVKVKPHDGEPIELSYDHIVVALGSVARILPIPGLAEQGIGFKRVEEAIFLRNHVIDQLDLAESSTDPELRKRALTFCFVGGGYAGIEAFAELEDMVRYATRLYETITPQDLRWVLVEAADRILPEVGPEMGVWTLDSLRARGSEIKLKTFLNSCVDGHVVLSDGTEFDTNTVVWTAGVKANPVLGTSDLPLDERGRLKCTAELAVDGADGAWGAGDCAGVPDLTKGPGEFCSPSAQHAVRQAPVLADNIVATLRGEPLKKYEHKYAGSVAGLGLRKGVANVYGVKLKGWPAWMMHRVYHMSRVPTLRRKIEVQLDWAAALLFRRDVVSLGSLQRPRREFIEYAPRPKADPAPAAADKPEQKVISGPGKGAGQ, encoded by the coding sequence ATGACCGTTCGACCGGAGACCTCGGGCCGACCGCGCATCGTGATCGTGGGCGGCGGCTACGTCGGCATGTACACGGCGCTGCGCCTGCAGAAGAAGCTGCGCAGCGACGAGGCCGAGGTCGTCGTCATCGACTCCCGGTCCTACATGACCTACCAGCCGTTCCTCCCCGAGGCCGCTGCGGGCAACATCGAGCCGCGCCACATCGTGGTGCCGCTGCGCCGCGTGCTGCCGAGCGCGAAGATCGTGACCGGTGACGTCACCGGGATCGAGCACGGCCGCAAGGTCGTCAAGGTCAAGCCCCACGACGGCGAGCCGATCGAGCTCTCCTACGACCACATCGTGGTCGCGCTCGGCTCGGTCGCGCGCATCCTGCCGATCCCGGGCCTCGCCGAGCAGGGCATCGGCTTCAAGCGCGTCGAGGAGGCGATCTTCCTCCGCAACCACGTGATCGACCAGCTCGACCTCGCCGAGTCCAGCACGGACCCGGAGCTGCGCAAGCGCGCGCTCACCTTCTGCTTCGTCGGCGGCGGCTACGCCGGCATCGAGGCGTTCGCCGAGCTCGAGGACATGGTCCGCTACGCGACCCGCCTCTACGAGACGATCACCCCGCAGGACCTGCGCTGGGTGCTCGTCGAGGCCGCCGACCGGATCCTCCCCGAGGTGGGCCCGGAGATGGGCGTCTGGACGCTCGACTCTCTGCGCGCCCGCGGCTCGGAGATCAAGCTCAAGACGTTCCTCAACTCGTGCGTCGACGGGCACGTCGTGCTCTCCGACGGCACCGAGTTCGACACCAACACGGTCGTCTGGACCGCCGGCGTCAAGGCCAACCCGGTCCTCGGCACGAGCGACCTGCCGCTCGACGAGCGCGGCCGCCTCAAGTGCACCGCCGAGCTCGCGGTCGACGGCGCCGACGGCGCCTGGGGCGCGGGCGACTGCGCCGGCGTCCCCGACCTCACCAAGGGCCCGGGCGAGTTCTGCAGCCCCAGCGCCCAGCACGCCGTGCGCCAGGCGCCGGTGCTCGCGGACAACATCGTGGCGACGCTGCGCGGCGAGCCGCTGAAGAAGTACGAGCACAAGTACGCCGGCTCCGTCGCGGGCCTCGGCCTGCGCAAGGGCGTGGCCAACGTCTACGGCGTCAAGCTCAAGGGCTGGCCGGCGTGGATGATGCACCGCGTCTACCACATGAGCCGCGTCCCCACGCTGCGCCGCAAGATCGAGGTCCAGCTGGACTGGGCGGCCGCGCTGCTCTTCCGCCGCGACGTGGTCTCGCTCGGCTCGCTGCAGCGCCCGCGCCGCGAGTTCATCGAGTACGCGCCGCGCCCCAAGGCCGACCCGGCCCCCGCCGCCGCCGACAAGCCCGAGCAGAAGGTCATCTCCGGCCCGGGCAAGGGCGCCGGCCAGTAG
- a CDS encoding uracil-DNA glycosylase: MVPPPAGGPGPALPGERHPFVPPGSGWPGDPATPSTPVARDADEVLELARTDDLAELDARVSVCRACPRLVAWREETALARRRAYADQAYWGRPIAGWGDPAPRLLVVGLAPAAHGGNRTGRIFTGDASGDFLFAALHRAGLAALPTSLAAGDGQRLLGVRMLAAVRCAPPDNKPTPGERDTCAPWLDRELELATASASVAVALGGFAWQALLAALARSGAAVPRPAPRFGHGTEVRVGSLTVVGSYHPSQQNTFTGRLTPSMMDAVLGRAAQLAGLPLAAVADEPVSAASVRSDTLLP; this comes from the coding sequence ATGGTTCCGCCGCCGGCAGGGGGGCCGGGCCCGGCCCTGCCCGGTGAGCGGCACCCCTTCGTCCCGCCCGGCTCCGGCTGGCCCGGCGACCCCGCCACGCCGTCGACCCCCGTCGCGCGCGACGCCGACGAGGTCCTCGAGCTCGCGCGCACGGACGACCTCGCCGAGCTCGACGCCCGGGTCAGCGTGTGCCGCGCCTGCCCGCGCCTCGTCGCCTGGCGCGAGGAGACCGCGCTCGCCCGCCGCCGCGCGTACGCCGACCAGGCCTACTGGGGCCGGCCCATCGCCGGCTGGGGCGACCCCGCGCCGCGGCTGCTGGTCGTCGGGCTGGCGCCCGCGGCCCACGGCGGGAACCGCACGGGCCGGATCTTCACCGGCGACGCCAGCGGGGACTTCCTGTTCGCGGCGCTGCACCGCGCGGGTCTCGCCGCGCTGCCGACGAGCCTCGCGGCGGGGGACGGGCAGCGCCTGCTCGGCGTGCGGATGCTCGCCGCCGTGCGCTGCGCACCGCCCGACAACAAGCCGACGCCGGGGGAGCGGGACACGTGCGCGCCGTGGCTCGACCGCGAGCTCGAGCTCGCCACAGCGAGCGCCTCCGTCGCCGTGGCCCTGGGCGGCTTCGCCTGGCAGGCGCTGCTGGCGGCGCTGGCGCGGTCGGGGGCCGCAGTGCCCCGGCCCGCGCCACGCTTCGGCCACGGAACCGAGGTGCGCGTCGGCTCGTTGACCGTGGTGGGCAGCTACCACCCGAGCCAGCAGAACACCTTCACCGGCAGGCTGACCCCGAGCATGATGGACGCGGTCCTCGGGCGCGCGGCGCAGCTCGCCGGGCTGCCGCTCGCGGCCGTCGCGGACGAGCCCGTTTCGGCTGCGTCGGTCCGCTCCGATACCCTGCTCCCATGA
- a CDS encoding acyltransferase: MRTSSGRKWLLQNVMPVLPVSMEQRRRALVALGVQVGAGTRVGPGCLVYGDVQIGDRAYVNAQCYLEGSVVVEDQVYLAPGVRLLGTTHEIAGPDQRAGDLRRAPVRVGRGSWIGAGAVVLPGVTVAPGCVIAAGAVVTRSTEPDGLYAGVPAARTRDL, encoded by the coding sequence ATGCGCACGAGTTCGGGTCGCAAGTGGCTCCTGCAGAACGTCATGCCGGTCCTCCCGGTGTCGATGGAGCAGCGGCGCCGCGCACTGGTCGCCCTCGGGGTGCAGGTCGGCGCGGGCACGCGGGTCGGCCCCGGCTGCCTCGTCTACGGCGACGTCCAGATCGGCGACCGCGCGTACGTCAACGCCCAGTGCTACCTCGAGGGGTCAGTCGTGGTCGAGGACCAGGTCTACCTCGCTCCCGGGGTCCGCCTGCTCGGCACCACGCACGAGATCGCCGGCCCGGACCAGCGCGCCGGCGACCTGCGCCGCGCTCCGGTGCGGGTGGGGCGCGGCTCGTGGATCGGAGCGGGGGCCGTGGTCCTGCCCGGCGTCACGGTCGCGCCGGGCTGCGTCATCGCGGCCGGAGCGGTCGTGACGCGCTCGACCGAGCCCGACGGCCTGTACGCCGGCGTCCCCGCCGCCCGGACCCGCGACCTCTGA
- a CDS encoding Ppx/GppA phosphatase family protein: MTSRRVAAIDCGTNSIRLLVADVDAETGTLVDVDRRMEVVRLGQGVDRTGRIAPEALERTLAATRTYAEALREHGATAVRFVATSASRDAENRQDFVDGVRDVLGVEPEVVTGEEEAALSFAGATRELTAAGVPGPYLVVDIGGGSTEFVLGDASGVRAARSVDVGCVRLTERHVRHDPPTTDEVAAVRADAEAAVSAAGAEVPLREARTLVAVAGTATTVAAMALDLPRYDSALIHRSRIAADDVRDVTSRLLLAPAAERAALPFMHPGRVDVIGAGALVLQTVVDRLAVTEVVISEHDILDGIAWSIG; the protein is encoded by the coding sequence GTGACCTCCCGCCGCGTCGCCGCCATCGACTGCGGCACCAACTCCATCCGCCTGCTCGTCGCCGACGTCGACGCCGAGACCGGCACGCTCGTCGACGTCGACCGGCGCATGGAGGTCGTGCGGCTCGGCCAGGGCGTGGACCGTACGGGCCGCATCGCCCCCGAGGCGCTCGAGCGCACGCTCGCCGCGACGCGCACCTACGCGGAGGCGCTCCGCGAGCACGGCGCGACCGCGGTCCGGTTCGTCGCGACGTCGGCCAGCCGCGACGCCGAGAACCGGCAGGACTTCGTCGACGGCGTCCGCGACGTCCTCGGCGTCGAGCCCGAGGTGGTGACGGGCGAGGAGGAGGCAGCCTTGAGCTTCGCCGGCGCCACCCGTGAGCTGACGGCGGCGGGCGTGCCGGGCCCGTACCTCGTGGTCGACATCGGCGGCGGCTCCACGGAGTTCGTGCTGGGCGACGCCTCGGGCGTCCGCGCAGCGCGCTCGGTCGACGTGGGCTGCGTGCGGCTGACCGAGCGGCACGTGCGCCACGACCCTCCGACCACGGACGAGGTGGCCGCGGTCCGCGCCGACGCCGAGGCCGCCGTCTCGGCCGCCGGAGCCGAGGTGCCGCTGCGCGAGGCGCGCACGCTGGTCGCGGTCGCCGGCACCGCGACCACGGTGGCCGCGATGGCGCTGGACCTGCCGCGCTACGACTCCGCGCTCATCCACCGCAGCCGCATCGCCGCCGACGACGTCCGCGACGTGACGTCGCGGCTGCTGCTCGCGCCGGCGGCGGAGCGTGCGGCCCTGCCGTTCATGCACCCGGGGCGCGTCGATGTCATCGGTGCCGGCGCGCTGGTGCTGCAGACCGTCGTGGACCGGCTCGCGGTGACCGAGGTCGTCATCAGCGAGCACGACATCCTCGACGGCATCGCCTGGAGCATCGGCTGA
- a CDS encoding LPXTG cell wall anchor domain-containing protein — protein sequence MTTPARPVPGELAHTGAGPLGALAVVGAVLLALGTALASVRRRLS from the coding sequence GTGACGACGCCGGCCCGTCCGGTGCCCGGGGAGCTCGCCCACACCGGCGCCGGTCCCCTCGGCGCGCTCGCCGTGGTCGGGGCGGTCCTCCTCGCCCTCGGCACTGCCCTCGCCTCGGTGCGCCGCCGGCTGTCCTGA
- a CDS encoding DUF501 domain-containing protein: MTSPVDPRDLEAVRLQLGRSPRGVRAVAHRCPCGNPDVVETEPRLPDGTPFPTLYYLTCPRATGATSTLESAGTMREMTERLVGDEELRAAYAAAHEDYLARRAAVEDVPEIEGVSAGGMPERVKCLHVLVGHALAAGPGVNPLGDEAVAALGEWWRAGPCVTRTGGAGPSL; this comes from the coding sequence GTGACCTCGCCCGTCGACCCGCGCGACCTCGAGGCCGTCCGGCTCCAGCTGGGCCGCTCGCCCCGCGGCGTGCGCGCGGTCGCGCACCGCTGCCCCTGCGGCAACCCCGACGTCGTCGAGACCGAGCCTCGGCTGCCGGACGGCACGCCGTTCCCGACGCTCTACTACCTCACCTGCCCGCGGGCGACCGGCGCCACGAGCACGCTGGAGTCCGCCGGGACCATGCGTGAGATGACCGAGCGGCTGGTCGGGGACGAGGAGCTGCGGGCGGCGTACGCCGCTGCCCACGAGGACTACCTGGCTCGGCGGGCCGCGGTCGAGGACGTCCCCGAGATCGAGGGCGTCAGCGCGGGCGGCATGCCGGAGCGGGTCAAGTGCCTGCACGTCCTCGTCGGCCACGCGCTGGCGGCGGGGCCCGGCGTCAACCCGCTCGGCGACGAGGCGGTCGCCGCGCTGGGGGAGTGGTGGCGGGCGGGACCGTGCGTCACACGTACGGGTGGTGCTGGCCCGTCCCTGTAG